ttttcgtcaagtttgttcattttggtctttatgttttttttttcttgttcaatgttatcctaaagaatgtaaattttgttcaatttggtcctttttacTAACGCCCTTTAAATCATTAACAGCAGACAGTTAACAGCAGACAGTTCGGGTATGCACAACAGTGTTGAGATGACATTTAACTACTGCCACATCACCAAAATAGAGTTTCTTGGCAGCCCCaccccaaaattagggttttgcatTTGAGGGAAACCTTCCTGCACTTGCACCgcgagaagaaggaaaatgttgCTCACTTTGCTTCAATGGAAGATGATTTCGTGAATTGTGCAGCTCATGGTAGCATGAAAAAGACGAACATAGTTGTGTAAGAAAGCACTCATGGTGGCCGATGGAGGCAAGCAATAGCGTGATTCTAGGTTTCTTTGATTTGGGATTTTTCTGGATTTGATTGTGGTTCTCTGTAGGTTGGAGAATATGATGACCCTAGAGCTTTGCACAACGGCGGCAAAGATGGCCGCGCTGATGATAAAGCTCTCGATTTGAATGATTCATGGCTAATGCGTGAGAATGAAGAGTCGAATGGAGTTCGAGAATAGGGTTTCGTGATTTGGGGGAGATTTCAACTTTGATGGTAGTGGCCATGGATGTTGCGCGTGATGACTGCCATGGTTCTCTGCAGGTGCGAGACCTCACGGCGGCATGGTAACTTTGGACGATCTCTATGGCGGCGATGGTGTTAGAGTTCGGTGGCGGTAGGGTTCGATGggttgaaggttgaagaagatggtgatgtggcAGTAATTAAATGTCATCTCAACATTGTTATACATACCTGGACTGTGtgtcgttaacgatttaaactgTGTTAGTAAAAagaaccaaattgaacaaaatttacactctttaagataaaattgaacaaaaaaaaaatacgggGACTAAAGTGAACAAACTTGACAAAAATGGGGATTAAAGTGAACAAActtgacaaaaatagggaccaagagtattatgctttttttttttttaggcaATAATTAATGAGAGTTATAACTGTAATTTCACATCTTGGTTTGTATTATGTATGTATGTGGGAAGCATTAAAGAAAGACCTGCACAAGCAGGAAAAGGGCAGACGAGGAGGCTCTCCCAATACTCTGCATGGTCCCAATGGTCCAATCATCcaccttttataaaaaaaaataaaataaaaaaaatctaacaaaactatttaagaaaaataattttttaaaaaaatactattttaatttcaaatcaaaataaaactaaacactCTAACAGATgggaaatcaattttttagagataaaatttccaacttaatttttttcatttcgaGAACCTAATAAACTTGTGTATCCAAATAATTGTCAAATTATTTCATGGTTGAAGTTTAAACAAAACTCACTTTATTCTCACGACATTAATAGGTTGAATGAATTTGATTCAGAGTTATACACATAACGAGATTTATAaacaaatcaatataaaaatattaaaaataaatacttattctccttttttatatattttttgttatttaattgtaaCTAAAGGAAgatttatgaaaatgtttttcataaagCTTTTTATATAAAGTTGGGTCTAAAGACTTTATGAGATGTGactcttaatatttttatttcacaatgTCCTACTTCAAACTTTGTTTGTAGGTATCTATCAagcaaaagttttaaaaaaaaattaaaacacaattaatcatCTTTTTCCAATGTTTCAGTAGTTATGtacactaaaaaataaatttatacaaagAAATGTTCCAATAATTCCCTATCACCAACTTCAagttataaacaaattattaactaaatttattatctttcaaGAATCgtgaattatttaattaagaaaattaaaatcattagtatactattattattaacagTGTTCATAAATATTACTATCTCTTAAATCATTCTATTCAAGTTAATGGCATATAGACtatacagaaaaaaaatcaaaaagtattttttaggTAAATTTTGTATAGACATTTTTAAAACAGTAGTAGAAAAtctttaacaattaaattaataatttgatagaaaaaatttaaaagtttatagtttgagtaaaaaatttaagtctaCGTATTAATGAGACACATATTATGAGAAATGATTAATTGCTACAATAAATTATCTCGTTGACTTGAGGAGTTAAAtggagaaattaaaaaaaaaaaaaagaaaaaaaaaggaagggtatgagaagagaaagaaataaaaagggtGGAGGAAGAAGCGAAAAGCAAGTGAGAGTAGTGTCTGTTTGTTGtgtaataaaagaaaacgaACGGTGGTGATAGGCTTCAATCTAGATCTCAATCGTCTCCACCTTCCTTTCTTCTCCAGCGTCCGATTCCCTCACCGATCTCGCGCCAAATACAAACTAATTCATACCATCACAGGTATTCTTAACATTTCTCTTCACCAACATAACAACTCAACTCCTTCTCTCCAATTagggtttcttctttttcaatttccccATGTTTTTCACCGATTATTCCTCTCTCAAATCAGGGTTCCGGCGACTATGGCCGACGGTCCGTCCAGTCCAGGCGGCGGCAGCCACGAGAGCGGCGACCACAGTCCCCGCTCTAACGTGCGAGAGCAGGACAGGTACCTCCCTATCGCTAACATAAGCCGCATCATGAAGAAGGCGCTCCCTGCTAACGGGAAAATCGCCAAAGACGCCAAAGAGACTGTTCAGGAGTGCGTCTCGGAGTTCATCAGCTTCATCACCAGCGagttagtgttttttttttctgattctCTTCGGTTTTTCTGTTATCACGTGCTTTAATTTTGTATCCGCTGAATTGTGTAGGGCCTCTGATAAGTGtcagagagagaaaagaaagactATTAACGGGGACGATTTGCTCTGGGCAATGGCCACCCTTGGTTTCGAGGATTATATCGATCCCTTGAAGATTTACCTCACTAGATACAGAGAGGTGATTTTAATTTAccaatttcattttactttattttaaatgtttgtcTGGTCCCCAGTCAAAAAACTTGTATACGGCGTGCTTTTATGTTTGGTTTATTGGGCTTTCCTAATGCTCGTTTCTGGTTTttgctgattttttttttttttatcatggcTTTGTCTCATGGACGGTTCGGGGATGTTGCAGATGGAGGTAATTTTGAATCTTTAATCTAATGCTTGAATAGTTGTTAtgctttgtaatttttttgttgagtCTCTTTGTTCACATCTCTATGTTACGGTTCTTCAATATGTTGTATTTCAGGGTGATACCAAGGGCTCAGCcaagggtggagacacctctGGTAAGAAAGATGTTCAACCCGGTCCTAGTGCTCAGGTAAAATGCAACCACATTCCTGGAAGTTATGATTTATTGTGTTGCTCgaagtatatataaaatacacttACATCCCATATTCGCTT
The sequence above is drawn from the Vigna radiata var. radiata cultivar VC1973A chromosome 3, Vradiata_ver6, whole genome shotgun sequence genome and encodes:
- the LOC106757985 gene encoding nuclear transcription factor Y subunit B-1; this translates as MADGPSSPGGGSHESGDHSPRSNVREQDRYLPIANISRIMKKALPANGKIAKDAKETVQECVSEFISFITSEASDKCQREKRKTINGDDLLWAMATLGFEDYIDPLKIYLTRYREMEGDTKGSAKGGDTSGKKDVQPGPSAQLTHQGSFSQGVSYTNSQGQHMMVPMQGPE